In Sphingomonas phyllosphaerae, one DNA window encodes the following:
- a CDS encoding tryptophan 7-halogenase, translated as MNEHTIRSVVILGGGTAGWMAAAALSRFLNNGVTRVTLIESEEIGTVGVGEATIPPLRTFNQMLGIDEHEFVRETGGTYKLGIEFVGWGDIGERYFHPFGAHGHDLGGVHFHQLYLRERQRRVLPDISAWSMSAVAAQAGKFAPPAATAQSAVKDLFYAYHFDAARYAGFLRRYAERNGVQRLEGKVTAVAQRPEDGHVTALKLEDGRVVGGDLFIDCSGFRGVLIEETLESGYDDWRHWLPCDRAVAVPSANNGDPAPFTRATARGAGWQWRIPLQERTGNGLVYCSDFQARDAAERELLAHLEGAPLADPRHLSFTTGRRKLAWNRNVVALGLASGFIEPLESTSIHLVQSGIARLIALFPDRRFDPVERDEYNAQMHELYADVRDFVILHYKATRRGDTPFWERCRTMDIPDSLARKIDLFRGKGRVFREGRELFATTSWVSVCMGQHIVPEDYEPAVDALDEERVAAALDQMRRDYLDVTAQLPTHGDFLRHLAGVTPAAPPAPPPKAAPTFSFASEKPFDFPADPL; from the coding sequence ATGAACGAACATACCATTCGCAGCGTCGTCATCCTGGGCGGCGGGACCGCGGGCTGGATGGCGGCGGCGGCACTTTCGCGCTTTCTGAACAATGGCGTGACGCGCGTGACGCTGATCGAGTCCGAAGAGATCGGCACCGTCGGCGTCGGCGAGGCGACGATCCCGCCGCTGCGCACCTTCAACCAGATGCTGGGAATCGACGAGCACGAGTTCGTTCGCGAAACCGGCGGGACGTACAAGCTGGGGATCGAGTTCGTCGGCTGGGGCGACATCGGCGAGCGGTATTTTCACCCGTTCGGCGCGCACGGGCACGATCTGGGTGGCGTCCACTTCCACCAATTGTACCTTCGCGAACGCCAGCGGCGTGTGCTCCCGGATATCTCGGCGTGGTCGATGAGCGCGGTCGCGGCGCAGGCGGGCAAGTTCGCGCCGCCCGCCGCAACGGCGCAGTCGGCGGTCAAGGACCTGTTCTACGCCTATCATTTCGACGCCGCGCGCTATGCGGGGTTCCTGCGCCGCTACGCCGAGCGGAACGGGGTGCAGCGGCTGGAAGGCAAGGTGACCGCGGTCGCGCAGCGCCCGGAGGACGGGCATGTCACGGCGCTGAAGCTGGAAGACGGGCGAGTGGTCGGTGGTGACCTGTTCATCGACTGCTCGGGCTTTCGCGGCGTGCTGATCGAGGAGACGCTCGAAAGCGGCTATGACGATTGGCGGCACTGGCTGCCATGCGACCGCGCGGTCGCGGTGCCCAGCGCCAACAATGGCGACCCGGCCCCGTTCACCCGTGCCACCGCGCGCGGGGCGGGGTGGCAATGGCGCATTCCCTTGCAGGAGCGGACCGGCAACGGCCTCGTCTATTGCAGTGACTTTCAGGCGCGGGACGCGGCGGAGCGCGAGCTGCTCGCCCATCTCGAGGGCGCGCCGCTCGCCGACCCTCGCCACCTGTCGTTCACCACCGGGCGGCGGAAGCTGGCGTGGAACCGCAACGTGGTCGCGCTCGGGCTGGCCTCGGGGTTCATCGAACCGCTCGAATCGACCTCGATCCACCTCGTCCAGTCGGGGATCGCGCGGCTGATCGCGCTGTTCCCCGACCGCCGCTTCGACCCCGTCGAGCGCGACGAATATAATGCGCAGATGCACGAGCTTTACGCCGATGTGCGGGACTTCGTGATCCTCCACTATAAAGCGACGCGTCGCGGCGACACGCCGTTCTGGGAACGGTGCCGCACGATGGACATTCCCGATAGCCTCGCGCGCAAGATCGACCTGTTCCGCGGCAAGGGCCGCGTGTTCCGCGAGGGGCGCGAGCTGTTCGCGACGACCAGCTGGGTCAGCGTGTGCATGGGGCAGCATATCGTTCCCGAGGACTACGAGCCGGCGGTCGATGCGCTCGACGAGGAGCGCGTGGCGGCGGCGCTGGACCAGATGCGCCGCGATTATCTGGACGTCACGGCACAGTTGCCCACGCACGGCGACTTCCTGCGGCATCTCGCGGGCGTCACACCCGCGGCACCACCCGCGCCGCCGCCGAAGGCCGCGCCGACCTTCTCGTTCGCATCGGAAAAGCCGTTCGACTTTCCGGCGGACCCGTTGTGA
- a CDS encoding tryptophan 7-halogenase: MERAARQRVVVVGGGTSGWMTAAALARLLPTRCSVELVESEAIGIIGVGEATLPHIRAFNERLGIVEADFMAATRATFKLGIEFRDWGRIGDSYIHPFGTFGRGSGAVQFHHYYTRLLRAGVALPPIEAFSMACSLARANRFGQPSRDAQQIASTFGYAYQFDAVAFAPYLRRFAEQLGARRTEGRIVSAERDVESGDVTALVLDDGRRVEGDLFVDCSGFAALLIGKELGEPFEDWSRWLPADRAVAMPCRTETSVTPYTSAVAMPSGWRWRIPLQHRTGNGYVFASDFLSETDAADALIGAVEGEPLVAPRTLRFKAGRRTRSWSGNVVAIGLASGFLEPLESTSLYLVQQAITALVELFPERAISSVDRDEFNRLINMEYDRVRDFLILHYHATERDDSPFWNYVRTMPIPDSLAEKMALFRRRGRVVKYREGAFLDASWVSVYLGQRVVPVGTDPRAEGPSLDRLVAGLERMQGEIAAAVGAMPDHAAFLSRYCPMPAAA, from the coding sequence ATGGAGCGGGCAGCGAGGCAGCGGGTGGTGGTCGTCGGCGGGGGCACCTCCGGCTGGATGACCGCGGCGGCGCTGGCCCGGTTGCTGCCGACTCGCTGTTCGGTGGAGCTGGTCGAGTCGGAAGCGATCGGCATCATCGGCGTTGGCGAGGCGACCTTGCCGCACATCCGCGCCTTCAACGAACGGCTCGGCATCGTCGAGGCGGACTTCATGGCGGCGACTCGCGCCACGTTCAAACTGGGGATCGAGTTTCGCGATTGGGGGCGGATCGGCGATAGCTACATCCATCCGTTCGGTACGTTCGGGCGCGGCAGCGGCGCTGTACAATTCCATCATTATTATACGCGGTTGCTGCGCGCCGGGGTGGCGTTGCCGCCGATCGAGGCGTTCTCGATGGCCTGTTCGCTGGCGCGCGCCAATCGCTTCGGTCAGCCGTCGCGCGATGCGCAACAGATCGCCTCGACGTTCGGCTATGCCTATCAGTTCGATGCAGTGGCCTTTGCGCCCTACCTGCGACGCTTTGCCGAGCAGCTTGGCGCGCGGCGGACCGAAGGGCGGATCGTCTCCGCCGAGCGCGACGTGGAGAGCGGCGACGTCACCGCGCTCGTGCTCGATGACGGGCGGCGGGTCGAGGGCGATCTGTTCGTCGATTGCTCGGGCTTCGCCGCGCTGTTGATCGGGAAGGAACTGGGCGAGCCGTTCGAGGACTGGTCGCGCTGGTTGCCCGCCGATCGCGCGGTGGCGATGCCGTGCCGGACCGAAACCTCGGTGACGCCGTACACCAGCGCGGTGGCGATGCCGTCCGGATGGCGCTGGCGCATTCCGCTTCAGCACCGCACCGGCAATGGCTATGTGTTCGCGAGCGACTTCCTGTCTGAAACCGACGCCGCCGACGCGCTGATCGGGGCGGTCGAGGGGGAGCCATTGGTCGCGCCTCGCACCTTGCGGTTCAAGGCCGGGCGGCGGACGCGGAGCTGGTCGGGCAATGTCGTGGCGATCGGGCTCGCGTCCGGTTTCCTCGAGCCGCTCGAATCGACGAGCCTCTATCTGGTGCAGCAGGCGATCACCGCTTTGGTCGAGCTGTTCCCGGAACGCGCGATCTCGTCGGTCGATCGCGACGAGTTCAACCGGCTGATCAACATGGAATATGACCGGGTCCGCGACTTCCTGATCCTGCATTATCATGCGACCGAGCGCGATGACTCGCCATTCTGGAACTATGTCCGCACGATGCCGATCCCCGACAGCCTCGCCGAGAAGATGGCGCTGTTTCGCCGGCGCGGGCGGGTCGTGAAATACCGCGAGGGCGCGTTCCTCGATGCCAGCTGGGTGTCGGTCTATCTCGGGCAGCGCGTCGTGCCGGTCGGCACCGATCCGCGCGCGGAGGGGCCGTCGCTCGACCGTCTGGTGGCGGGGCTGGAGCGGATGCAGGGCGAGATCGCTGCGGCGGTCGGCGCGATGCCCGACCACGCTGCGTTCCTGTCGCGATACTGCCCGATGCCGGCGGCGGCGTGA
- a CDS encoding tryptophan 7-halogenase — MKVDAIRRVVIVGGGTAGWMAAAAIARVLGEMPGLTIELIESEAIGTVGVGEATIPQIVLFNKMLGIDEAEFMRETRATYKLGIEFVDWLRPGHRYVHPFGSYGLDMKGIEFHHFWLKGRTLGDDTPLDAYSLAIVAGLQRRFAHPRPDQPGSPLSKLGYAFQFDAGLYARFLRRLAEANGVRRTEGRIVSVERDGANGHVAAVVLESGARVEGDLFIDCSGFRGLLIEGEMQAGFEDWSDWLPCDRAVAVPCANGGDRQPLTRSTARSAGWQWRIPLQHRIGNGYVYASAHLSDDEAAATLLANLDGAALGEPRFLRFTAGHRRHAWVGNVVALGLAGGFLEPLESTSIHLVQSAIARLLTYWPTRAFDQREIDRFNRAHVTDYVDIRDFLVLHYKATERRDSAFWDYCRELAPPAGLAEKLAIFAANGRVFREGEELFTETSWLSVMVGQGAEAGGYHPAADLLSDAETLARLAHIRDVVAETAKLLPEQDELLRRMGCDVMGVAA, encoded by the coding sequence GTGAAAGTGGACGCGATCCGCCGGGTCGTGATCGTGGGCGGCGGCACCGCGGGATGGATGGCGGCGGCCGCGATCGCGCGGGTGCTGGGCGAGATGCCGGGGCTGACGATCGAGCTGATCGAGTCCGAGGCGATCGGCACGGTCGGGGTCGGCGAGGCGACGATCCCGCAGATCGTGCTGTTCAACAAGATGCTCGGCATCGACGAGGCCGAGTTCATGCGCGAAACCCGCGCGACCTACAAATTGGGGATCGAATTCGTCGACTGGCTGCGGCCGGGGCATCGCTACGTCCATCCGTTCGGCTCGTACGGGCTGGATATGAAGGGGATCGAGTTCCACCATTTCTGGCTGAAGGGACGGACGCTTGGCGACGACACCCCGCTCGATGCCTATTCGCTGGCGATCGTCGCCGGGTTGCAGCGGCGCTTCGCGCATCCGCGCCCCGACCAGCCCGGATCGCCGCTGTCGAAACTGGGCTACGCCTTTCAATTCGATGCCGGGCTGTACGCGCGCTTCCTGCGGCGGCTGGCGGAGGCGAACGGCGTGCGGCGTACCGAGGGGCGGATCGTCTCGGTCGAGCGCGACGGAGCGAACGGCCATGTCGCCGCGGTGGTGCTTGAATCCGGTGCGCGCGTCGAGGGTGATCTATTCATCGACTGTTCGGGGTTTCGCGGGCTGCTGATCGAGGGCGAGATGCAGGCGGGGTTCGAGGATTGGAGCGACTGGTTGCCATGCGATCGTGCGGTGGCGGTGCCGTGCGCGAACGGCGGCGATCGGCAGCCGCTGACCCGGTCGACCGCGCGCTCTGCGGGTTGGCAGTGGCGAATTCCGCTCCAGCATCGCATCGGCAACGGCTATGTCTATGCCTCGGCGCATCTGTCGGACGACGAGGCCGCGGCCACGTTGCTCGCCAATCTCGACGGGGCTGCGCTCGGCGAGCCGCGCTTCCTGCGCTTCACGGCCGGGCATCGTCGCCACGCGTGGGTGGGGAATGTCGTCGCGCTGGGGCTCGCGGGCGGGTTTCTCGAGCCGCTCGAGTCGACCAGCATCCATCTGGTCCAGTCGGCGATCGCGCGGCTGCTCACCTATTGGCCGACGCGCGCTTTCGATCAGCGCGAGATCGATCGTTTCAATCGCGCGCATGTCACCGATTATGTCGATATCCGTGACTTCCTCGTGCTGCACTACAAAGCGACCGAGCGGCGGGACAGCGCCTTCTGGGATTATTGCCGCGAGCTGGCACCGCCGGCGGGGCTGGCCGAAAAGCTGGCGATCTTCGCCGCGAACGGGCGCGTGTTCCGCGAGGGCGAGGAATTGTTCACCGAGACGAGCTGGCTGTCGGTGATGGTCGGGCAGGGCGCGGAGGCAGGCGGCTACCATCCGGCCGCCGACCTGTTGTCCGACGCCGAGACGCTGGCGCGGCTGGCGCACATCCGCGACGTGGTGGCGGAAACCGCCAAGCTGTTGCCCGAGCAGGACGAGTTATTGCGTCGGATGGGGTGCGACGTCATGGGCGTCGCCGCATGA
- a CDS encoding cupin-like domain-containing protein, translated as MTPAPLPEIEGVDRRTFEAEIRPAARPVVLRGVARDWPAVTAARASAEGGVGYLKRFSRPDPVSAILGEPSIEGRFFYTPDLSAMNFVRGQTPLDPFLDRLLRDRDHARPYAMAIQSVPLPELLPGFTAENALTLVADGVVPRMWLGNAIRVATHYDLMENIGVVVMGRRRFTLFPPDQVANLYMGPLELTPAGTPVSLVDPDDPDHARFPRFAAAARVAQAATLEPGDGIYIPFHWWHAVNSLDPVNAFVNYWWNPAPAGLGNPYDALLHALVAIAPLPADQRAAYRAMFEQLVFRGNGDPSAHLPEPAKGVLGAIDAATAARIRATLRESFARPER; from the coding sequence ATGACACCCGCGCCGCTGCCCGAGATCGAAGGGGTCGACCGGCGTACCTTCGAGGCGGAGATCCGCCCCGCCGCGCGCCCGGTGGTGCTGCGCGGGGTCGCTCGCGACTGGCCGGCGGTGACGGCGGCGCGCGCATCAGCGGAAGGAGGGGTCGGCTATCTCAAGCGGTTCAGCCGGCCTGACCCGGTGTCGGCGATCCTCGGCGAACCGTCGATCGAAGGGCGGTTCTTCTACACGCCCGATCTGAGCGCGATGAACTTCGTGCGCGGGCAGACCCCGCTCGACCCGTTCCTCGACCGGCTGCTGCGCGACCGCGATCATGCGCGGCCCTATGCGATGGCGATCCAGTCGGTGCCGCTGCCCGAGCTGTTGCCGGGCTTCACCGCCGAGAATGCCTTGACCTTGGTTGCGGACGGGGTGGTGCCGCGGATGTGGCTGGGCAACGCGATCCGCGTCGCGACGCATTACGATCTGATGGAAAATATCGGCGTCGTCGTGATGGGGCGGCGGCGCTTCACGCTGTTCCCGCCGGATCAGGTCGCGAACCTCTATATGGGACCGCTGGAGCTGACCCCGGCGGGGACGCCGGTCAGCCTCGTCGATCCCGACGATCCTGATCATGCGCGCTTTCCGCGCTTTGCCGCGGCGGCGCGCGTCGCGCAGGCGGCGACGCTGGAGCCCGGCGATGGCATCTACATCCCGTTCCACTGGTGGCATGCGGTCAACTCGCTCGATCCGGTCAACGCCTTCGTGAATTACTGGTGGAATCCGGCCCCGGCTGGGCTCGGGAACCCGTATGATGCGCTGCTGCATGCGCTGGTGGCAATCGCGCCGCTGCCGGCGGATCAACGCGCCGCTTATCGCGCGATGTTCGAGCAATTGGTGTTTCGCGGCAATGGCGATCCCTCGGCGCATCTGCCGGAGCCGGCCAAAGGCGTGCTGGGAGCGATCGACGCGGCCACCGCGGCGCGCATCCGCGCGACGTTGCGGGAAAGTTTCGCGCGGCCAGAGCGCTAA
- a CDS encoding TonB-dependent receptor, which translates to MADEISLARGDRTRSRNKAILAGVSATAMCVFALSAPALAQTGAASGQNTAGAAAPVNVPGGDPAVQSTGDVPASDATGADDVVVTGIRQSLANAQTIKRNSDTVVDAITAQDIGALPDRSVTEALQRVPGVSINRFAGNNDPDHFSVEGSGVNVRGLNFVRSEFNGRDTFSAGIGGQAINFADVPSELLGSVEVYKNATADLIEGGLAGTVNLNTRKPFDNKGFHIGGGVEANYGDFAKKWAPTGSLLVSNTWETPIGRFGFLANASYSQLKSRADGIQVTNFQTRDGVQAATGTGTNTTITCRNQLPGTTDANTLLPGTITGVGGANFNNPANTCGNTGTPGADGFADPTAIAYAPIGGQFRSQDYDRKRDGQALAVQWQSNDERTTFTAQFLRTHSSNAWGEHTFETAPDLSEYSTYPAGCQQNSNGPVNGANNATTRAECQLNGSGQFVFGNNQRGNGYNPAGGPYPNYVYDSNGLFQSGFITLPGAGWRTASSGSPTTTVPSGGAQQSLSRRQVYDENLVKDAGFNLKINPDDHWSIGLDVDYTYAKHDVTDLSVFGSTFADSELDLTGKLPVVVPHKPLTLAANWATPNPAMAAATDSEYFASRDFQFWRAAMDHIEHSVGEEYQVKGDFAYKFDDGDFLQRVKFGARYAERTQDVRYTAYNWGAISEIWSGAPVTFNQGDTSRSSLYTFNNFYRGQTSAPPSAYYYNGDLINDYNSAVSFFQTQNDIWRNTNGATATNRFVGAGQRAGAIPGTAFLPSEVSNVRQMDSAAYAMLQFGNNEPVFGDIRVSGNIGVRYVRTTVNSRTETAVPNRSELGVVDPFSTRCVATSRQLPDGTVQVTQPGGVCNLGATEYERLRTFATDGYASQPAFFSNSYGYFLPSANLKLGVTRDLIVRLAGSKVLTRPDFANIRPYVTYALEPGSGTVTINAGNPYLKPATAWQFDATVEWYFARVGQLSIDAFYKSVDGFFYQSLVNRSVTNNGITQNIQARGPANYAGKGKIKGFEVAYQQTFDFLPGFLNGLGFNGNYTFIDSSGLPNSFLNGGTPSSGSTIPKGNLPLEGLSKHNFNATAFYEKGPISLRAAYNWRSRFLLTAADVIFPYTSIFNDATGQLDASAFININRYVKLGVQGVNLTNTTTKLLQAYKGGSDDLAPRSYFTNDRRFSIILRANY; encoded by the coding sequence ATGGCTGACGAGATTTCGCTCGCGCGCGGGGACCGTACCCGAAGCCGGAACAAGGCCATTCTTGCCGGCGTGTCCGCTACCGCGATGTGCGTGTTTGCGTTGAGCGCTCCCGCCCTTGCACAGACCGGCGCAGCCAGCGGCCAGAACACTGCCGGTGCCGCGGCCCCGGTCAACGTGCCCGGCGGTGATCCGGCCGTCCAGTCGACCGGCGACGTTCCCGCCAGCGACGCCACGGGTGCCGACGACGTCGTCGTGACCGGCATCCGGCAGAGCCTCGCCAACGCGCAGACGATCAAGCGCAATTCCGACACCGTCGTCGACGCGATCACCGCGCAGGATATCGGCGCGCTGCCCGATCGTTCGGTGACCGAAGCGCTGCAACGCGTCCCCGGCGTGTCGATCAACCGCTTCGCCGGCAACAACGATCCGGATCACTTCTCGGTCGAGGGCTCGGGCGTCAACGTCCGCGGCCTCAACTTCGTTCGGTCGGAGTTCAACGGCCGCGACACCTTCTCGGCGGGCATAGGCGGTCAGGCGATCAACTTCGCCGACGTGCCGTCCGAATTGCTCGGCTCGGTCGAGGTCTACAAGAACGCCACCGCCGATCTGATCGAGGGCGGCCTTGCCGGCACCGTCAACCTCAACACGCGCAAGCCCTTCGACAACAAGGGCTTCCACATCGGTGGCGGCGTCGAGGCCAATTACGGTGACTTCGCCAAGAAGTGGGCGCCTACCGGCTCGCTGCTCGTCTCGAACACGTGGGAGACGCCGATCGGTCGCTTCGGCTTCCTCGCCAACGCCTCCTATTCGCAGCTCAAGAGCCGCGCCGACGGTATTCAGGTCACCAACTTCCAGACCCGCGACGGCGTGCAGGCGGCGACCGGCACCGGCACCAACACCACGATCACCTGCCGCAACCAGCTGCCCGGCACCACCGATGCCAATACGCTGCTGCCGGGCACGATCACCGGCGTCGGCGGCGCGAATTTCAACAATCCCGCCAACACCTGCGGCAACACCGGCACGCCCGGCGCGGACGGTTTCGCCGATCCGACCGCGATCGCTTATGCCCCGATCGGCGGCCAGTTCCGCAGTCAGGACTATGACCGCAAGCGCGACGGACAGGCGCTGGCGGTGCAATGGCAGAGCAACGACGAGCGCACGACCTTCACCGCGCAGTTCCTGCGCACGCACTCCAGCAATGCGTGGGGCGAGCACACGTTCGAGACCGCGCCCGATCTTTCGGAATACAGCACCTATCCCGCCGGCTGTCAGCAGAACAGCAACGGCCCGGTCAACGGCGCCAACAACGCCACCACCCGCGCGGAATGCCAGCTGAACGGCTCGGGCCAGTTCGTGTTCGGCAACAACCAGCGTGGCAACGGCTACAACCCGGCCGGCGGCCCCTATCCGAACTACGTCTACGACAGCAACGGCCTGTTCCAGAGCGGCTTCATCACGCTCCCCGGCGCGGGGTGGCGCACGGCCTCGAGCGGCTCGCCCACCACGACGGTTCCCTCGGGCGGTGCGCAGCAATCGCTGTCGCGGCGTCAGGTCTATGACGAGAATCTCGTCAAGGACGCCGGTTTCAACCTCAAGATCAACCCGGACGATCATTGGTCGATCGGCCTCGACGTCGACTATACCTATGCCAAGCACGACGTCACCGATCTCAGCGTCTTCGGCTCGACCTTCGCGGACAGCGAATTGGACCTGACCGGCAAGCTGCCCGTCGTCGTCCCGCACAAGCCGCTGACGCTTGCCGCCAATTGGGCGACGCCGAATCCGGCGATGGCCGCCGCCACCGACAGCGAATATTTCGCCAGCCGTGACTTCCAGTTCTGGCGCGCGGCGATGGATCACATCGAACACAGCGTCGGTGAGGAATATCAGGTCAAGGGTGACTTCGCCTACAAGTTCGACGACGGTGACTTCCTGCAACGCGTCAAATTCGGCGCGCGCTACGCCGAACGAACGCAGGACGTGCGCTACACCGCGTACAATTGGGGCGCGATCAGCGAGATCTGGTCGGGTGCGCCGGTCACCTTCAATCAGGGCGATACCAGCCGATCGTCGCTCTATACGTTCAATAACTTCTACCGTGGCCAGACCTCCGCGCCACCCAGCGCCTATTATTACAATGGCGACCTCATCAACGACTACAATTCCGCCGTCAGCTTCTTCCAGACGCAGAACGATATCTGGCGCAACACCAACGGTGCCACCGCGACCAACCGCTTCGTCGGCGCGGGGCAGCGGGCCGGCGCGATCCCGGGCACGGCCTTCCTGCCGTCCGAAGTGTCGAACGTCCGCCAGATGGACTCGGCCGCTTATGCGATGCTGCAGTTCGGCAACAACGAGCCGGTGTTCGGCGACATTCGCGTCTCGGGTAACATCGGCGTGCGCTACGTCCGCACGACGGTGAATTCGCGCACCGAAACCGCCGTTCCGAACCGCAGCGAGCTTGGCGTCGTCGATCCCTTCTCCACCCGCTGCGTCGCCACGTCGCGGCAATTGCCCGATGGAACCGTTCAGGTCACCCAGCCCGGCGGCGTCTGCAATCTCGGCGCGACCGAATATGAGCGGCTGCGCACCTTCGCGACGGATGGCTATGCGTCGCAACCGGCCTTCTTCAGCAACAGCTATGGCTATTTCCTGCCGAGCGCGAACCTGAAGCTTGGTGTCACCCGCGATCTGATCGTGCGTCTTGCGGGATCGAAGGTGCTGACCCGCCCCGACTTCGCGAACATCCGTCCGTATGTGACGTATGCGCTGGAGCCCGGCTCGGGCACCGTCACGATCAACGCCGGCAATCCGTATCTGAAGCCGGCCACCGCGTGGCAGTTCGACGCGACCGTCGAATGGTATTTCGCGCGCGTCGGGCAGTTGTCGATCGACGCTTTCTATAAGAGCGTCGACGGCTTCTTCTACCAGTCGCTCGTCAACCGCTCGGTCACGAACAACGGCATCACGCAGAACATCCAGGCGCGTGGTCCCGCCAATTATGCCGGCAAGGGCAAGATCAAGGGGTTCGAGGTCGCCTATCAGCAGACCTTCGACTTCCTGCCCGGCTTCCTCAACGGGCTCGGCTTCAACGGCAACTACACGTTCATCGACAGTTCGGGTCTTCCCAACTCGTTCCTGAACGGTGGCACGCCGTCGTCGGGGTCGACGATCCCCAAGGGCAATCTGCCGCTGGAAGGCTTGTCGAAGCACAATTTCAATGCGACCGCCTTCTACGAAAAGGGACCGATCTCGCTACGCGCCGCCTACAACTGGCGCTCGCGGTTCCTGTTGACCGCCGCGGACGTGATCTTCCCGTACACGTCGATCTTCAACGACGCGACCGGGCAGCTCGACGCCTCGGCCTTCATCAACATCAATCGCTATGTGAAGCTGGGCGTGCAGGGTGTGAACCTGACCAACACGACCACCAAGCTGCTTCAGGCGTACAAGGGGGGCTCCGACGATCTGGCGCCGCGTTCGTACTTCACCAACGACCGCCGCTTCTCGATCATCCTGCGCGCCAATTACTAA
- a CDS encoding tryptophan 7-halogenase encodes MLDAPIRHIAVVGGGIVGWSAAAALRRRVPGVAVTIVATPPAPDALADLIPQTLPSAIGFHDDLGLSEGDAVLRAGGGWRLGALFEGWADGLPPYVHAYGPYGQPFGTASFHHHWVRAARAGAAAPFDHHAPAAVLARAGRMAAPSSPILAGIQPALVLDVARYRAMLEAFARHLGVLVVVGTVAGVELRGGDGFVERLVLTDGGAVTADLFVDASGPRAMVRGAIDATWEDWTRWLRCDRLIMAESAPEPVSPLDRVTALPTGWRWRSAAPGRVLHGLCYASALLSDEAARDALSEEAGPAVAFRQGTRPAPWARNCVAIGDAATVIEPLDFTNLHLAHSAIDRIVAMLPGRACHPLEVADYNRQAQAEIARVRDFVLCHYATARRGEPFWQPPRDLPDSLARTLALFTERGRLPFFEEETFARDDWLAVLLGQGALPRRIDPLIDTTPAAESERAMAAYRAAIQQAVLRCPTADDYYNRQREMLVQ; translated from the coding sequence ATGCTCGACGCGCCGATCCGGCATATCGCGGTCGTGGGCGGCGGGATCGTCGGCTGGTCGGCGGCGGCGGCGCTGCGACGGCGCGTGCCGGGCGTGGCGGTCACGATCGTGGCGACGCCGCCTGCGCCCGACGCGCTGGCGGACCTGATCCCGCAGACGCTGCCTTCAGCGATCGGTTTCCATGACGATCTCGGCCTGAGCGAAGGCGATGCGGTGCTGCGCGCGGGCGGCGGGTGGCGATTGGGGGCGCTGTTCGAGGGATGGGCGGACGGGCTGCCGCCCTATGTCCACGCTTATGGACCGTACGGGCAGCCGTTCGGGACCGCGTCTTTCCACCATCATTGGGTACGGGCGGCGCGGGCCGGGGCCGCCGCGCCGTTCGACCACCACGCACCCGCGGCGGTGCTGGCGCGGGCGGGGCGGATGGCGGCGCCGTCGTCGCCGATCCTTGCCGGTATTCAGCCCGCGCTGGTGCTGGATGTCGCACGCTATCGCGCGATGCTGGAGGCGTTCGCGCGGCATCTGGGAGTCCTGGTCGTTGTCGGGACGGTCGCGGGCGTGGAGCTACGCGGCGGCGACGGATTCGTCGAACGGCTGGTGCTGACCGATGGCGGCGCGGTGACCGCCGATCTGTTCGTCGATGCCAGCGGCCCGCGCGCGATGGTGCGCGGGGCGATCGACGCTACGTGGGAAGACTGGACGCGGTGGTTGCGGTGCGACCGGCTGATCATGGCGGAGAGCGCGCCGGAACCCGTGTCGCCGCTCGACCGGGTGACCGCCTTGCCGACCGGATGGCGGTGGCGGAGCGCGGCGCCGGGGCGGGTGCTGCACGGCCTGTGCTATGCCAGCGCGCTGTTGTCGGACGAGGCGGCACGTGATGCGCTGTCGGAAGAGGCAGGTCCGGCGGTCGCCTTCCGGCAGGGCACGCGACCGGCGCCATGGGCGCGCAATTGCGTCGCGATCGGCGATGCGGCGACGGTGATCGAACCGCTCGACTTCACCAATCTGCATCTGGCGCACAGCGCGATCGACCGGATCGTGGCGATGCTGCCCGGACGCGCCTGTCACCCGCTGGAGGTCGCCGATTACAATCGGCAGGCGCAGGCCGAAATCGCGCGGGTCCGCGATTTCGTGCTCTGCCATTACGCAACCGCGCGGCGTGGCGAGCCGTTCTGGCAGCCGCCGCGCGACCTTCCCGACAGCCTGGCGCGGACGCTGGCGCTGTTCACGGAGCGGGGACGGTTGCCGTTCTTCGAGGAAGAGACGTTCGCGCGCGACGACTGGCTGGCGGTGTTGCTGGGGCAGGGCGCGTTGCCGCGGCGGATCGACCCGCTGATCGACACGACGCCCGCCGCCGAGAGCGAACGGGCGATGGCGGCGTATCGGGCGGCGATCCAGCAGGCGGTGCTGCGCTGTCCGACAGCGGACGACTATTACAACAGGCAGCGGGAAATGCTGGTCCAATGA